The following coding sequences lie in one Wolbachia endosymbiont strain TRS of Brugia malayi genomic window:
- a CDS encoding M16 family metallopeptidase — MKISKFVFLFLFCLGFNLQASGTLNIEEVITRKGFKFLFVENCDLPKVSLNISFKDAGYAYENVEKQGLTWFTSLAIQEGAGKNDAKDFAKKLEDKGISLNFIAGLEAFRASLNTLSENLEEAVSLLSDAIMHPKVDLEGLNRAFEKAKVNFNNLEKDPYFIAGKELNTLLFKKHPYSKSEYGILDTIMSITRDDVLAYVKRNFTKDNIVISVVGCTTKEEVSALLDKYLSKLPLKRSKVRKIPVKNNFGPAESKNIFMDIPQSVIFFAQKGIAYEDPDYYSASVLINALGGMGLNSILMKELRQNLGITYGVFAHIIPNKHGNAIVGNMSTDSSTAGKAILAVKDTLSRIKREGIDEQLFKDAKTILVNNLTFFLSNNTNTAMLLDDMQINDRDVNRINNYADIINDVKLEKVNELASSLLDPENLFFVKVGRNT; from the coding sequence ATGAAGATAAGTAAATTTGTATTTCTATTTCTTTTCTGTCTAGGCTTTAATTTACAAGCAAGCGGTACCCTAAATATAGAAGAGGTCATTACCCGTAAAGGGTTTAAATTTTTATTCGTTGAAAACTGTGATTTACCAAAGGTCTCACTGAACATATCGTTCAAAGATGCAGGTTACGCATATGAGAATGTAGAAAAACAGGGACTTACTTGGTTCACTTCCCTTGCAATTCAAGAAGGAGCGGGAAAAAATGATGCCAAAGATTTTGCAAAAAAGCTTGAAGATAAAGGGATTAGCTTAAATTTTATTGCTGGTTTAGAAGCATTTAGGGCTTCGTTAAATACTTTGTCTGAGAATCTAGAGGAAGCAGTTTCGTTACTAAGCGATGCTATAATGCACCCTAAAGTTGACCTCGAAGGATTGAATAGAGCTTTTGAGAAAGCCAAAGTTAATTTTAATAATCTTGAAAAAGATCCTTATTTTATTGCTGGAAAAGAATTAAATACGTTGTTGTTTAAGAAACATCCTTACTCAAAAAGTGAGTATGGAATTCTTGATACTATAATGAGCATTACTAGAGATGATGTTCTAGCGTACGTAAAGCGTAATTTCACTAAAGATAATATAGTTATTAGTGTTGTTGGTTGCACAACAAAGGAAGAAGTTAGTGCACTACTGGATAAATATTTATCAAAACTACCATTAAAAAGATCAAAAGTCAGAAAAATACCTGTAAAAAATAACTTTGGCCCTGCAGAAAGTAAAAACATTTTTATGGATATACCGCAGAGTGTAATATTTTTTGCCCAAAAAGGTATAGCTTATGAAGATCCTGATTATTATAGCGCCAGCGTCTTAATTAATGCGCTTGGCGGCATGGGACTAAATTCAATATTAATGAAAGAATTGAGGCAAAACTTGGGTATTACTTACGGTGTTTTTGCACATATTATCCCCAATAAACATGGGAATGCTATAGTTGGAAATATGAGTACTGATAGCTCTACTGCTGGCAAAGCTATATTAGCAGTAAAAGATACATTGAGCAGAATAAAAAGGGAAGGAATTGATGAACAATTGTTCAAGGATGCAAAAACCATTTTAGTAAATAACCTTACCTTTTTTCTATCTAATAACACAAATACAGCAATGCTATTAGATGATATGCAGATAAATGATCGTGACGTTAACCGCATAAATAATTATGCGGATATCATTAATGACGTTAAATTAGAGAAAGTAAATGAACTGGCAAGTTCTTTATTAGATCCTGAAAATTTATTCTTTGTTAAAGTCGGAAGAAACACTTAA
- the purN gene encoding phosphoribosylglycinamide formyltransferase — protein MKKVKLGILISGRGSNMQALMKACQNYGFPAEMACVISNNNKAAGLKVAEQAGMPTFVVENKPLDVDKIHEILVQHEVNLVCLAGFMRILKADFLNKWHGKVINVHPSLLPSFKGLNAQEQALKAGVKVTGCTVHYVTSEVDAGAIIAQAAVPVLPNDDIHSLSKRILSEEHKCYVEAVRLIAMLSRKLERP, from the coding sequence ATGAAAAAGGTAAAACTCGGAATACTAATTTCAGGTAGGGGATCGAACATGCAAGCATTAATGAAAGCATGTCAAAATTACGGCTTTCCTGCAGAAATGGCATGTGTTATCTCCAACAATAATAAAGCTGCTGGTTTAAAAGTAGCAGAGCAAGCAGGAATGCCAACATTTGTTGTTGAAAACAAACCACTTGATGTTGATAAAATTCATGAAATACTTGTTCAACATGAGGTTAATTTAGTTTGCCTTGCGGGGTTTATGAGAATTCTCAAAGCTGACTTTCTTAATAAATGGCATGGCAAAGTTATAAATGTCCATCCCTCTTTACTTCCTTCTTTCAAGGGCCTAAATGCCCAGGAGCAAGCCCTGAAAGCAGGTGTAAAAGTTACGGGTTGTACCGTGCATTACGTCACTTCTGAAGTTGATGCTGGAGCTATAATTGCTCAAGCTGCTGTACCAGTGTTACCAAATGATGATATTCATAGCCTCTCAAAACGCATCTTGTCTGAAGAGCATAAATGTTACGTAGAAGCAGTAAGGTTAATAGCAATGCTAAGTAGAAAACTAGAGAGACCATGA
- a CDS encoding Na+/H+ antiporter subunit E has protein sequence MNLRQKIKFFSLSFIILFSLWTILSGYFEPFFVSCGIFSSMFTLFVFKRLMDAENALSQILNGTNRLEFYKLLSYISWLIYQVILSSIYVIKKVLQAKLKLEPIIILKKCKGHNDGSIALFANSVTITPGTLTIDVAKKRQIYLSIMCLIDESLESGVSEIENEVLKILCSIR, from the coding sequence ATGAACCTTAGGCAAAAAATCAAGTTTTTTTCTCTGTCCTTTATAATTTTATTTTCTCTATGGACTATATTGTCTGGTTATTTTGAACCATTTTTTGTTTCTTGTGGAATATTTTCCTCTATGTTTACGCTGTTTGTCTTTAAGCGGTTGATGGATGCTGAAAACGCTCTTAGCCAGATCTTAAATGGTACAAATAGACTGGAGTTTTATAAATTGTTAAGTTATATATCATGGTTGATATATCAAGTCATTCTATCGAGTATTTACGTAATAAAAAAGGTACTGCAAGCTAAACTTAAACTTGAGCCGATAATTATCCTAAAGAAGTGCAAAGGGCATAACGATGGGAGTATTGCATTATTTGCCAATTCAGTCACAATTACCCCTGGTACTTTAACTATTGATGTTGCAAAAAAACGACAGATATATCTGTCTATCATGTGTTTGATAGATGAAAGCCTTGAAAGTGGCGTTTCTGAAATAGAGAACGAAGTTTTGAAAATACTGTGCTCAATTAGGTAA
- the plsY gene encoding glycerol-3-phosphate 1-O-acyltransferase PlsY, whose amino-acid sequence MEKYIVFVLSYILGSIPFSLVITKIKGINLREVGSGNIGATNVARTGSKCIAALALLLDSLKGFIAVYIAKQFFDDGSFHMYASAILVVLGHMFPVWLKFSGGKGVATTLGILIALNISLVLAFVFVWLAVFFAFRYSSLASLTSTIAAVLSSFFFQRDLFFTLLTVAILIFFKHYRNIVNLLQGRERKFS is encoded by the coding sequence ATGGAGAAATATATAGTTTTTGTATTATCCTATATATTAGGTTCAATACCATTTAGCTTAGTTATTACGAAAATAAAAGGAATAAATTTAAGAGAAGTAGGTTCAGGGAACATTGGTGCTACAAATGTTGCAAGAACAGGAAGTAAATGTATTGCTGCTTTAGCATTACTTCTGGATTCTTTAAAAGGGTTTATTGCGGTTTATATAGCAAAACAATTTTTCGATGATGGTAGTTTTCACATGTATGCATCTGCAATTTTAGTAGTTTTAGGACATATGTTTCCTGTATGGCTGAAGTTTAGTGGAGGAAAGGGAGTTGCAACAACTTTAGGAATTTTGATAGCGCTTAATATCTCTTTAGTATTAGCATTTGTATTTGTTTGGTTAGCAGTATTTTTTGCTTTTCGATACTCCTCTCTTGCTTCTTTGACTTCTACTATAGCTGCCGTATTATCATCTTTCTTTTTTCAAAGAGACTTATTTTTTACGCTATTAACTGTAGCAATATTAATTTTTTTTAAACACTATAGAAATATAGTGAATCTTCTACAAGGTAGGGAACGTAAATTTTCATAA
- a CDS encoding alanine/glycine:cation symporter family protein, with the protein MIYRLLYIVLFCLLFNNVYAASDFYESYDAMLSGINNFMNEVLFFKIFYVPFIILLVAFGYIFLTLRFKFLNIRMFKHAFTILCGKYDTDHHDGHITHFQAFVIALSSTVGLGTVAGVAIAVSMGGPGAIPWMMITGFFGMSAKFAEVTLAFRHRTEGQEQLFSGPFQYIRNGLEEFGFKKLGIILAAVYAVFFVLSGLGGSVAFQTNQMVSILSGYSNWVDSHPWFLSSIISALLALVIIGGIRRIARVSSALVPVMSLIYIFSCITIITFNIHNFSNVFKILFSNMIDFNAVGGGVVGAFVAGIQRAIFASEAGVGSASITHAVAKDEEPVRTGLVAMIEPCFDTMLICCLTGITIVITGAYQTGIGEGILVTQKAFETVSSWFPIFLIIAAPLFAFSSVISFVYCCEMGWLYLFGAKSIVIYRIAVVVVAFFSGLSKDIMAIANIGGTLFSCLALINMTALILFSSQINDEVQCYSKRLRNNKIN; encoded by the coding sequence ATGATTTATAGGTTGCTTTATATAGTATTATTTTGCCTATTGTTTAATAATGTGTACGCTGCTTCAGATTTTTATGAGAGCTATGACGCTATGTTAAGTGGAATAAATAACTTCATGAATGAAGTGTTGTTTTTCAAGATTTTCTACGTGCCATTTATAATTCTTTTAGTGGCTTTTGGTTATATCTTTCTAACATTACGTTTTAAATTTCTCAACATAAGGATGTTTAAACATGCGTTTACTATTTTGTGTGGAAAATATGATACGGATCATCACGATGGCCACATTACGCATTTTCAGGCATTTGTAATTGCACTTTCAAGCACAGTAGGCCTTGGAACTGTTGCTGGTGTTGCAATTGCAGTTTCAATGGGAGGGCCAGGAGCAATACCTTGGATGATGATTACAGGCTTTTTTGGTATGTCAGCAAAATTCGCTGAAGTGACTTTAGCATTCAGGCACAGAACAGAAGGTCAGGAACAATTGTTTAGTGGTCCATTTCAATACATAAGAAATGGGCTGGAGGAATTTGGGTTTAAGAAACTTGGTATTATCTTAGCTGCAGTATATGCGGTATTTTTTGTATTATCAGGTTTGGGGGGAAGTGTAGCATTTCAAACTAATCAAATGGTTTCAATATTATCTGGCTATTCAAATTGGGTGGATAGTCATCCTTGGTTTCTGTCTTCTATAATCTCTGCATTGCTTGCTCTAGTGATTATCGGGGGAATTAGAAGGATAGCGAGAGTATCTTCCGCGCTAGTACCTGTTATGTCACTCATATATATTTTTAGTTGTATTACAATAATTACGTTTAATATTCACAATTTTAGTAATGTATTTAAAATATTATTTTCTAATATGATAGACTTCAATGCTGTTGGTGGAGGAGTAGTAGGGGCATTTGTTGCTGGAATTCAAAGGGCTATTTTTGCCAGTGAAGCAGGTGTTGGCTCTGCTTCAATTACTCACGCAGTAGCTAAAGATGAGGAACCAGTTAGAACTGGACTAGTTGCGATGATAGAGCCATGCTTTGATACAATGTTAATTTGTTGTTTAACAGGAATAACAATAGTGATAACAGGTGCGTACCAGACTGGCATTGGCGAAGGAATATTGGTTACCCAAAAAGCTTTTGAGACAGTTTCTTCTTGGTTTCCTATATTTTTAATTATAGCTGCACCTTTGTTTGCGTTTTCTTCGGTAATCTCGTTTGTATATTGTTGTGAAATGGGATGGCTATATTTATTTGGTGCAAAAAGTATTGTAATATATCGCATAGCGGTAGTAGTGGTTGCATTTTTCTCAGGTTTGTCTAAAGATATAATGGCTATTGCTAATATTGGTGGAACTTTATTCTCTTGTTTGGCCCTTATTAATATGACAGCGCTTATACTATTTAGCAGTCAAATTAACGATGAAGTTCAGTGCTATTCGAAAAGGCTAAGAAATAATAAAATCAATTAG
- a CDS encoding alanine:cation symporter family protein, whose amino-acid sequence MWGPSAIFWMVITKILDMSIKFVEVVLAFTYCSETQLVEFFII is encoded by the coding sequence ATGTGGGGTCCAAGTGCAATTTTTTGGATGGTAATTACCAAAATACTTGACATGTCGATAAAGTTTGTTGAAGTAGTGCTTGCGTTTACTTATTGCTCTGAAACCCAACTGGTGGAGTTTTTTATTATATGA
- a CDS encoding CDP-alcohol phosphatidyltransferase family protein, with the protein MNNNSSNSRSLPIAKLFPNFITLLGLCSGLTSLKFTFNEQWEFAVIFIIIAAIIDGMDGRIARILRSTSDFGAQLDSFADFLNFGAAPAFLLYFWKLKEIKVVGWILVMIYVICISIRLARFNVSLNVEQLDWEKFFFSGVPAPICALLSLLPIIVTFHSQESEYLLLIERFFNVRNTACYFLTISFFSVSHIPTFSAKYIYIPRSLSYIFVSLFGVFIVFFVSKPWITLPILGVVYTITIPISVGLYIYYTYKTC; encoded by the coding sequence ATGAATAACAATAGCAGTAACAGTAGATCTCTACCTATTGCTAAGTTGTTCCCAAATTTTATAACTTTATTGGGTTTGTGCTCTGGTCTTACTTCACTTAAGTTTACATTTAATGAACAGTGGGAATTTGCAGTGATTTTCATTATCATTGCAGCAATTATAGATGGGATGGATGGCAGAATAGCCAGAATTCTAAGATCAACTAGTGATTTTGGAGCGCAGCTTGATTCTTTTGCGGATTTTCTAAATTTTGGTGCAGCACCTGCATTTCTTTTATATTTTTGGAAGTTAAAAGAAATTAAAGTTGTAGGGTGGATATTAGTAATGATATACGTAATTTGCATCTCAATAAGGCTTGCTAGGTTTAATGTGTCGTTAAACGTAGAACAACTTGACTGGGAAAAATTTTTCTTTTCTGGAGTTCCAGCACCAATATGTGCTCTGCTTTCTTTGTTGCCAATAATTGTTACCTTTCATTCTCAGGAAAGTGAATATTTACTTCTTATAGAACGATTTTTTAACGTAAGAAATACGGCTTGTTACTTTTTAACTATTTCATTTTTTTCAGTCAGTCATATTCCAACTTTCTCTGCAAAGTACATTTATATTCCCAGGAGCCTGTCTTATATATTTGTATCGCTTTTCGGAGTATTTATCGTATTCTTCGTCAGTAAGCCATGGATCACTCTACCAATTTTGGGTGTAGTGTATACTATTACTATTCCAATAAGCGTCGGGCTTTATATATATTACACATATAAAACTTGTTAG
- a CDS encoding phosphatidylserine decarboxylase: protein MCFSLPSINKEGYLFIVVSFIVTCIAFSISWGFGVTCLFPTLLCTYFFRDPARIIPGNKDLVLSPADGVISKIEEVSYPLSTNNGEEKKFTLVSIFLSVLNVHVNRIPISGTVKEMHYKKGKFVSAMSDRSSNENEKQVIVIEYTKGKEIIVEQIAGLIARRIVCNLRVSQSVKAGERFGIIRFGSRVNIYVPTDVEIRVSEGQTVVGGETIIANLNKENTQEKLTFDLV, encoded by the coding sequence ATGTGTTTTAGTTTACCTAGTATAAACAAGGAGGGTTATTTGTTTATAGTAGTTTCTTTTATAGTGACGTGCATAGCATTCTCTATATCTTGGGGATTTGGTGTTACATGTTTGTTTCCAACATTATTGTGCACTTATTTCTTTCGTGACCCAGCAAGAATTATACCAGGCAATAAGGATCTTGTACTAAGTCCTGCCGATGGTGTAATTTCAAAAATTGAAGAAGTTAGTTACCCTTTATCAACAAACAATGGAGAGGAGAAGAAATTTACACTTGTTAGCATATTCTTGAGTGTTTTGAACGTGCATGTGAATCGTATACCAATATCCGGTACAGTGAAAGAAATGCACTATAAAAAAGGTAAGTTTGTATCTGCAATGAGCGATAGATCTAGCAATGAAAATGAAAAGCAGGTTATTGTGATTGAATACACAAAGGGAAAAGAGATTATTGTAGAACAAATAGCTGGATTAATTGCACGTCGTATCGTTTGTAATTTAAGAGTATCTCAGAGCGTCAAAGCAGGTGAGAGATTTGGAATTATAAGATTTGGCAGTAGAGTGAACATTTATGTTCCTACTGATGTAGAAATAAGGGTTTCAGAAGGGCAAACTGTTGTTGGTGGTGAAACAATTATAGCAAACTTGAATAAGGAAAATACTCAAGAAAAGCTTACTTTTGACCTTGTATGA
- the recA gene encoding recombinase RecA: MASNPEEKSNDRQKALDNAISQIEKAFGKGAIMKLKQNPVEKIDTISTGSIALDSALGVGGLPKGRIVEIFGPESSGKTTLALHVIAEAQKKGGLCAFIDAEHALDVMYARKLGVNTDNLVISQPDTGEQALHIVEYLVCSSAVDVIVVDSVAALTPRAEIEGDMGDQHVGLQARLLSHGLRKLTSAVSKANCILIFINQIRMKIGVVYGNPETTTGGNALKFYTSVRLDIRKVGAIKDKESIKGNETRVKVVKNKVAPPFREAKFDIMYNEGVSKLGEIIDIGAKLGVLEKAGAYYSYNNTRLGQGRENVKNYFKANKEVANEVEAKIRDLLGNSDNSITMEEESRQLLEEAVF; this comes from the coding sequence ATGGCAAGCAACCCAGAAGAAAAAAGTAATGATAGACAAAAAGCGCTAGATAATGCAATAAGCCAGATTGAAAAAGCATTCGGTAAAGGTGCAATAATGAAGCTAAAGCAAAACCCTGTAGAGAAAATAGATACAATATCTACAGGATCAATTGCACTTGATTCAGCCCTAGGTGTTGGGGGATTGCCCAAAGGACGTATAGTTGAAATATTTGGTCCAGAAAGCTCTGGTAAGACTACTCTTGCTTTGCATGTAATTGCTGAAGCACAGAAAAAAGGAGGACTGTGTGCATTTATCGATGCAGAACATGCATTGGATGTCATGTATGCTCGTAAACTTGGAGTAAACACCGATAACTTAGTGATCTCACAACCGGATACTGGAGAGCAGGCTTTGCATATCGTTGAGTATTTAGTATGTTCTAGTGCAGTTGATGTGATAGTCGTTGACTCTGTTGCAGCATTAACTCCAAGAGCTGAAATTGAAGGAGATATGGGTGATCAGCACGTGGGATTACAAGCAAGGCTTTTAAGTCATGGACTGCGAAAACTTACCTCCGCGGTTTCAAAAGCGAACTGTATATTGATATTTATCAATCAAATTCGTATGAAAATAGGGGTAGTATATGGAAACCCTGAAACTACTACGGGTGGAAATGCATTAAAATTCTATACTTCTGTAAGACTTGATATAAGAAAAGTTGGTGCAATAAAAGATAAAGAGAGTATTAAAGGCAATGAAACAAGAGTTAAAGTTGTAAAAAATAAAGTTGCTCCTCCGTTTAGAGAAGCAAAATTTGATATAATGTACAATGAGGGTGTATCGAAGCTTGGAGAAATAATAGATATAGGAGCAAAACTTGGTGTCCTTGAAAAAGCGGGTGCTTATTATTCGTATAACAATACACGCCTTGGACAAGGAAGAGAGAATGTGAAAAACTATTTCAAAGCAAACAAGGAAGTTGCGAATGAAGTAGAAGCAAAAATCAGAGATTTACTTGGAAATAGTGATAATTCTATTACAATGGAAGAGGAAAGCAGGCAGCTTTTAGAAGAAGCAGTTTTCTAA
- the truA gene encoding tRNA pseudouridine(38-40) synthase TruA: MRYKITIEYNGSSFSGWQKQQHSANSIQETIENAIFNFSGEKVTLHCGGRTDAGVHALGQVAHFDMERKFELYKIRNAINYHLKSIPIVVLNAETVDNTFHSRFSAKKRYYEYRIINRYAPAALEAGYAWQVFNPLDVNIMREAAKYLLGKHNLLSFRSKDCQATNPIRTIDDIDIVQNGSHIYIKISAISFLHNQVRIIVGTLVEFGKSRTNPQKMLNILNQCKRNAAGVTAPPFGLYLAKIDY; the protein is encoded by the coding sequence GTGCGATACAAAATAACGATAGAATACAACGGCAGTAGTTTTTCTGGTTGGCAGAAGCAGCAACATTCTGCTAACTCAATTCAAGAGACCATAGAAAATGCCATATTTAATTTCAGCGGTGAGAAAGTTACTCTCCACTGTGGCGGCAGAACCGACGCAGGGGTTCATGCTTTAGGACAAGTTGCTCATTTCGATATGGAAAGAAAATTTGAGCTTTATAAAATAAGAAACGCCATAAATTATCACTTAAAATCAATTCCTATAGTTGTACTGAATGCAGAAACTGTAGATAATACATTTCACTCACGATTTTCAGCAAAAAAAAGATACTACGAATATAGAATAATTAATCGCTACGCTCCTGCAGCTTTGGAAGCTGGTTACGCGTGGCAAGTGTTTAATCCACTTGATGTAAACATTATGCGTGAAGCTGCTAAATATCTGCTTGGAAAGCATAATCTTTTAAGTTTCCGCTCAAAAGATTGCCAAGCTACAAATCCGATAAGAACAATTGATGATATCGATATAGTACAAAACGGGAGTCACATATACATTAAAATATCTGCTATTTCTTTTTTACATAACCAAGTGAGGATCATTGTAGGTACTTTAGTTGAATTTGGAAAAAGTAGAACTAATCCACAAAAAATGCTGAATATATTAAACCAATGCAAAAGAAACGCTGCTGGAGTTACTGCACCGCCTTTTGGTTTATATTTGGCAAAGATAGATTACTAA
- the dnaN gene encoding DNA polymerase III subunit beta gives MRFRIGRTSLLSTLSRVSGVVERRNAIDILACINIKAQHGSIKLMATDLDISIFASLAADVLTEGEVKVSAHTLHDIVKKLPADLDVNFEVNDQGKLLISYGNANFSLPNVVLNKLPVLEEGDHKYDFTLLNTDLIDLLNKTKFAVSLDDTRYNLNGIYLHTDEQFLYCVATDGHRLSCVKKPKPQNINSEFGVIIPRKTVIELLKVLDDCDEINIKLSDRKIKFTCGKYIIISKLIDGAFPDYKCVIPASQDKQMVVESSKLASVIDRVSVVVSDRIKSIEFSLQEKSLTLHSNSQECSDATEFIEVDYNGAPIEIGFNSRYLLDALSCIKSKCKFSLSDSSSATVITDENDPNVLYIVMPVRT, from the coding sequence ATGCGTTTTCGCATAGGCCGTACGAGTCTTTTAAGTACGCTGTCCAGAGTAAGTGGAGTGGTCGAAAGGCGTAATGCAATAGATATCTTGGCGTGTATAAATATTAAAGCACAACATGGCAGCATAAAATTAATGGCTACTGATCTTGATATTTCAATATTTGCTTCACTTGCTGCAGATGTGTTAACAGAAGGAGAAGTAAAAGTTTCAGCACATACTTTACACGATATAGTGAAGAAGTTGCCAGCTGATTTGGATGTCAATTTTGAGGTAAACGATCAAGGGAAATTATTAATATCTTATGGAAATGCAAATTTTTCTTTACCAAATGTAGTCTTAAACAAGCTTCCTGTTCTTGAAGAAGGTGATCATAAGTATGATTTTACTCTACTGAATACAGACTTGATAGACTTATTAAATAAAACAAAATTTGCTGTATCGCTAGATGATACAAGATATAATTTGAATGGGATATATCTACATACAGATGAGCAGTTTTTATATTGTGTTGCAACTGATGGTCACCGTTTATCATGTGTAAAAAAGCCAAAGCCTCAAAATATCAATAGCGAATTTGGTGTAATCATACCGCGCAAAACTGTGATAGAGCTATTAAAAGTACTAGATGATTGTGATGAAATTAATATAAAACTTTCAGACAGGAAGATCAAATTTACATGTGGTAAGTATATTATAATATCAAAATTAATAGATGGGGCTTTTCCAGATTACAAATGCGTTATTCCAGCATCTCAAGATAAACAAATGGTCGTTGAGAGTAGCAAACTTGCTAGCGTTATAGATCGAGTTTCCGTTGTTGTATCTGATAGAATAAAATCTATTGAATTTTCATTGCAAGAAAAATCATTAACTCTACACTCAAACTCTCAAGAATGCAGTGATGCAACTGAATTTATAGAGGTGGATTACAATGGAGCACCTATAGAAATAGGTTTTAATTCACGTTATTTGCTTGATGCTTTATCCTGTATAAAGAGCAAATGTAAGTTTAGCTTATCAGATAGTAGTAGTGCTACGGTTATTACTGATGAGAATGATCCGAATGTATTATATATAGTGATGCCAGTAAGAACTTAA
- a CDS encoding invasion associated locus B family protein, translating to MRSFFVFLIFFSVSALASVSDVQLKEKYRDWLVYTALEDGEKVCYIVSYPKKKSEHYTTNRKPYVMVSYVDKKADEVSVTSGFQYDKEPIVLNIDKKIKYALYIIQGDLAWTEHTKTDRDLILKMKQGLSMVVSGRIKATTIDDTYSLLGFQKAYQKMHDLCYVK from the coding sequence ATGCGTAGTTTTTTTGTATTTCTAATATTTTTTTCAGTAAGTGCTCTTGCATCGGTTAGTGATGTACAATTGAAGGAAAAATATAGAGACTGGCTTGTGTATACTGCATTGGAAGATGGAGAGAAAGTATGTTATATCGTGTCTTACCCTAAGAAAAAGAGCGAACATTATACAACCAACCGCAAGCCATATGTAATGGTCAGTTATGTCGATAAAAAAGCAGATGAGGTAAGTGTTACTTCTGGTTTTCAGTATGATAAGGAGCCTATAGTTCTCAATATCGATAAAAAAATAAAATATGCATTATACATAATACAAGGAGATCTTGCGTGGACAGAGCATACAAAAACAGATCGAGATCTAATTCTAAAAATGAAGCAGGGATTATCAATGGTGGTTAGTGGAAGAATAAAAGCGACAACCATTGATGATACTTATTCCCTACTTGGGTTTCAAAAGGCATATCAAAAAATGCATGATTTATGCTACGTAAAGTGA
- a CDS encoding RNA polymerase factor sigma-32, translated as MLIPKVSLCINGSTNLTQYITEVRKFPMLSQEEEVRLAKSWNQCKDISSAHKLITSHLNLVVKIAMKFKNYGLLLMDLIMEGNMGLIHAVKKFNPDLGFRFSTYAVWWIEASIKDFILKSWSFVKIGTTQAQRRLFFSLRKIKKRILQYTNRETLNNEEIKAISNELSVSEGDVIQMNYRLACKDQSLNNCIKVGGDSKKELQDMIPCNSVNQEVTYQNREEKELKETILNNALASLNERSRDIFISRYLSENTQTLDELSKKYCVSRERIRQLAEQAMSKVKQHIQSESLKFSLHA; from the coding sequence ATGTTGATCCCAAAGGTGAGCTTATGTATTAACGGTAGCACTAATCTCACACAGTATATTACTGAAGTGCGAAAATTTCCTATGCTATCTCAAGAGGAAGAGGTACGGTTGGCGAAAAGTTGGAACCAGTGCAAGGATATTTCTTCTGCTCATAAATTGATTACTAGCCATTTGAATTTGGTAGTAAAAATTGCAATGAAGTTCAAAAATTATGGGCTATTGTTAATGGACCTAATTATGGAAGGAAATATGGGTTTAATCCATGCAGTGAAAAAGTTTAATCCTGATTTGGGATTTCGTTTTTCAACTTATGCGGTGTGGTGGATTGAAGCTTCAATAAAAGACTTTATATTGAAATCTTGGTCATTTGTAAAAATAGGCACAACACAAGCACAAAGGAGATTATTTTTTAGTTTGCGTAAAATAAAAAAAAGAATTTTGCAATATACAAACAGGGAAACTTTAAATAATGAAGAAATAAAAGCAATATCTAATGAACTATCTGTATCTGAAGGGGATGTTATACAGATGAATTACCGTTTAGCTTGTAAGGATCAGTCGCTAAATAATTGCATAAAAGTAGGTGGTGACTCTAAAAAAGAGCTACAAGATATGATCCCATGTAACTCAGTTAATCAAGAAGTAACTTATCAGAATCGTGAAGAGAAAGAATTAAAAGAAACAATTTTAAACAATGCATTAGCAAGCCTTAACGAAAGATCAAGGGATATTTTTATTAGTAGGTATTTGTCTGAGAATACTCAGACCCTAGATGAGCTTAGTAAAAAATATTGTGTTTCAAGAGAAAGAATAAGACAGCTAGCTGAACAAGCGATGAGTAAGGTAAAACAACATATACAGTCGGAAAGCTTGAAATTTAGCTTACATGCGTAG